In Risungbinella massiliensis, a single window of DNA contains:
- a CDS encoding AAA domain-containing protein — protein MEQQLVRLKDRLSDLSRRNRSLRLLKLPSKWTFDITQLDEKEKEQQENDPTKKEETSFAAKLLTNIISGKKKIRLTQTSFSEKKLQKVGQSLTHLYRTMKAIEDETGLYDLYIGYPFLTGNLRDGSYIQAPLYLYPVRLTRKDRSNLHWELELFPDAEPQLNRTLFLALKRFHQAAVQESILEDSEQWKSLDKLRLASWAEWLKQHELPVSFTEKELKPLTEYSRETTPKEATLALEPFAILGSFPQGNSSLIRDYDELIALSAGQELPLIQELMNLNEDEDYDPMPDSHSEESRKGSALKEEEQFFLLSTDSSQETLLHTAQSAKGLVVHGPPGTGKSQVIVNLITDSLAKGKKVLVVCQKRAALDVVYQRLDSLGLASNVALIHDEKQDRRGLYHKIYTQIPEISTPIQGKESSFRNMCKRLEDREQKLNEIYRGLHERQAFGYSAYELYGRAKKRDEVISAISVSDLAKGCHRDDLDDVLTTISMYGSYYQRFGKEDYPLRRRKSFAKLEIQDQTMLIEQLELALEKADVAIQQLDQLGHDKMNPAYLWLVSDRLAKIYDDLDHKEKKTLQKLRLWWWTSFTGKGIMEELLHGQKFKGVTSTEWPKIQESLRLMYEISQITLKLDRHLHFLGNILEGAFFNQLRKDLSDGKIPKRTLLQIREAISHDFDELKAMDRCYDEASSMVQKLIPRLIEKEWNKENPLPEQWVDTVRQSFFYHWIDSIERIHPHLAKVSTDEYEQIREDFAKLIGEKRKLARQVLQERITNNINDSLSKHGRAFKELKHQTGKQRQIWPVRKLVNRFAEKGLLDTLPVWLASPETVSAMFPLTAGLFDLVVFDEASQCTVESGLPSIYRGKQVVVAGDEKQLQPFEQFRVSFYDEEDEETDFEMEESRSLLNLTKRIYPEHMLQYHYRSKFEELIHFSNHAFYNGHMQVAPNVSSDHSLPAIRWRKVDGRWINQCNEQEAVAVVDLLQEHLEKEPNQTMGIITFNARQQDKIWQIMDQRIKDDPHFAALYEETMKRELDERIFVKNIENVQGDERDVIIFSIGYAPNEQGRIYNRFGLLNQQGGENRLNVAISRAKQRIYVVASIDPLELNVAGSKHEGPKLFRHYLAYAKAVSEGNKEQVLSVLHRINPPTDTKTQFHDDRFDSPFEVEVCEELRNIGYEVRTQIGVSGYRIDLGIVHPQDASRYILGIECDGAAYHSSPHAKERDLYRQEFLESRGWEIQRIWSRNWWRNPSMEIEKIDRKVKDLLLIEEHKAKVTSS, from the coding sequence ATGGAACAACAACTAGTGCGTCTAAAGGATCGATTAAGTGATCTGAGCCGTCGAAATCGGTCTCTTCGTCTACTGAAGCTACCAAGTAAATGGACTTTTGATATAACACAGTTAGATGAAAAGGAGAAAGAGCAGCAAGAGAACGATCCTACGAAAAAAGAAGAAACTTCCTTCGCTGCTAAACTATTAACTAATATTATTTCAGGTAAGAAAAAGATTCGGCTGACACAGACTTCTTTCTCAGAGAAAAAGTTACAAAAGGTCGGGCAGAGCTTGACCCACTTGTATCGTACGATGAAAGCAATCGAAGACGAAACGGGTTTATATGACCTATACATAGGCTATCCCTTCCTTACTGGTAACCTCCGAGATGGCTCTTATATCCAAGCACCACTTTACTTATATCCAGTTCGCTTAACTCGCAAAGATCGCAGTAACCTGCATTGGGAATTGGAATTGTTTCCTGATGCAGAACCACAACTAAATCGCACTTTATTCTTAGCGCTCAAACGCTTCCATCAAGCTGCTGTTCAAGAGAGTATATTAGAAGACAGTGAACAATGGAAATCGCTGGACAAGTTAAGATTAGCGTCCTGGGCGGAATGGCTAAAACAGCATGAGCTTCCAGTTTCCTTTACTGAAAAGGAGTTAAAACCGCTTACTGAGTACAGCAGAGAAACGACGCCCAAAGAGGCAACCTTGGCACTGGAGCCGTTTGCGATCTTGGGGAGCTTTCCACAAGGCAATTCTTCCTTGATCCGAGATTATGATGAACTGATTGCTTTATCTGCGGGACAAGAATTACCGCTCATCCAAGAATTGATGAATCTGAATGAAGATGAGGACTATGATCCTATGCCAGATTCCCATTCAGAAGAGTCAAGGAAGGGAAGCGCATTAAAGGAAGAAGAGCAGTTCTTTCTGCTATCTACGGACTCTTCGCAAGAAACCCTGCTTCATACAGCACAATCTGCAAAGGGATTGGTAGTTCATGGACCACCTGGAACAGGGAAATCACAGGTAATTGTAAATTTGATTACGGATTCGCTAGCAAAAGGAAAAAAGGTACTAGTAGTCTGTCAAAAGAGGGCTGCTTTGGATGTTGTTTACCAGCGATTAGATAGCCTTGGTTTGGCATCTAACGTGGCGCTGATTCATGATGAAAAACAGGATCGCAGAGGGTTATATCACAAGATATATACGCAAATTCCAGAAATAAGTACCCCTATTCAAGGAAAAGAATCATCATTTCGCAATATGTGTAAACGATTAGAGGATCGAGAGCAGAAGCTAAATGAGATTTATCGCGGACTACACGAACGTCAAGCATTTGGGTATAGTGCGTATGAATTATACGGGCGAGCCAAAAAGCGGGATGAAGTCATTTCGGCTATTTCGGTATCGGATCTAGCGAAAGGCTGCCACCGAGATGATCTCGATGACGTGCTGACGACCATCTCTATGTATGGGTCTTACTATCAGCGTTTTGGAAAGGAAGACTATCCGCTAAGGAGAAGAAAGTCGTTTGCCAAACTTGAAATACAAGATCAAACGATGTTGATTGAGCAGTTAGAGCTTGCTTTAGAAAAGGCAGATGTAGCGATCCAACAATTGGATCAGCTAGGACATGACAAGATGAATCCAGCATATCTGTGGCTGGTCAGTGATCGTTTAGCAAAAATATATGATGATCTAGATCACAAAGAGAAGAAGACTCTACAAAAGTTGCGTTTATGGTGGTGGACTTCCTTTACAGGGAAAGGGATTATGGAGGAGCTGCTACATGGACAGAAGTTTAAAGGAGTAACTTCCACTGAATGGCCCAAAATTCAAGAAAGTTTACGGTTAATGTATGAGATTTCGCAAATTACGCTCAAGTTAGATCGACATCTTCATTTCCTAGGAAATATTTTAGAAGGAGCGTTTTTTAATCAACTGCGAAAAGATTTATCTGATGGAAAGATTCCCAAGCGCACTCTTTTACAGATTCGCGAAGCCATTTCTCATGATTTTGACGAGTTAAAAGCGATGGATCGTTGTTACGACGAGGCATCATCGATGGTACAAAAACTGATTCCACGATTAATAGAGAAAGAATGGAACAAAGAAAATCCTCTACCGGAACAATGGGTGGATACGGTTCGGCAATCCTTTTTTTATCACTGGATTGATTCCATTGAACGGATACATCCACATCTCGCAAAAGTATCGACAGATGAGTACGAGCAGATCAGAGAAGATTTTGCCAAGCTCATTGGGGAAAAGCGAAAGCTGGCTCGACAAGTGTTGCAAGAGAGGATCACTAACAATATCAACGATTCTCTATCCAAACATGGGCGAGCTTTTAAAGAGCTGAAGCATCAAACCGGCAAACAACGCCAGATATGGCCTGTACGGAAATTGGTGAATCGATTTGCAGAAAAAGGATTGTTGGATACGTTACCTGTATGGCTTGCTTCTCCTGAAACAGTGTCTGCTATGTTCCCGTTAACCGCGGGCTTGTTTGATCTAGTGGTATTCGATGAGGCTTCGCAGTGTACAGTAGAAAGTGGCTTGCCATCGATTTATCGTGGGAAGCAAGTAGTCGTGGCAGGAGATGAAAAGCAATTACAGCCATTTGAACAGTTTCGTGTCTCTTTCTATGATGAGGAAGATGAGGAGACGGACTTCGAAATGGAAGAGTCACGCAGTTTACTGAACCTAACGAAGCGCATCTATCCAGAGCACATGCTTCAATACCATTATCGCTCCAAGTTCGAAGAGCTGATTCATTTTTCCAACCATGCCTTTTACAACGGGCATATGCAGGTAGCACCAAATGTGTCATCCGATCATTCCCTCCCTGCGATTCGCTGGAGGAAGGTGGATGGACGTTGGATCAATCAGTGTAATGAACAAGAAGCGGTTGCGGTGGTAGATTTGCTACAAGAGCATTTGGAAAAAGAGCCAAATCAAACCATGGGAATCATCACCTTCAATGCGAGACAGCAAGATAAGATATGGCAGATTATGGATCAACGTATCAAAGATGATCCCCACTTCGCAGCTCTGTATGAGGAGACGATGAAAAGAGAACTCGATGAGCGTATCTTTGTGAAAAACATTGAAAATGTGCAAGGGGACGAACGGGATGTCATTATTTTCTCTATCGGCTATGCGCCTAATGAACAAGGGAGAATTTATAATCGCTTTGGTCTTCTCAACCAACAAGGTGGGGAAAATCGCCTTAATGTAGCGATCTCTCGGGCGAAACAGAGAATCTATGTAGTAGCTAGTATTGATCCCCTTGAGTTAAACGTTGCAGGAAGTAAACATGAAGGACCAAAATTATTCCGTCATTACTTGGCATATGCCAAAGCCGTATCGGAAGGGAATAAGGAACAAGTCCTAAGTGTATTGCATCGGATTAATCCTCCAACTGATACGAAAACCCAGTTTCATGATGATCGATTTGATTCTCCATTTGAGGTAGAGGTATGTGAGGAGCTACGAAATATTGGATATGAAGTTCGTACACAGATCGGCGTCTCAGGTTATCGGATTGATTTAGGGATTGTTCATCCCCAAGATGCAAGTCGCTATATATTGGGAATCGAGTGTGATGGTGCTGCGTATCATAGCTCCCCACATGCCAAAGAACGAGACTTATATCGACAGGAGTTCTTGGAGTCAAGAGGATGGGAGATTCAAAGAATATGGAGTCGAAACTGGTGGAGAAACCCCAGTATGGAAATAGAAAAGATAGATCGCAAGGTGAAGGATCTATTATTGATAGAAGAACATAAAGCGAAGGTAACTTCATCCTAA
- a CDS encoding DUF92 domain-containing protein: METILSLLIICLITYIAYIKNSLSGSGAMMALFVGAIISLANGFEFIAVLLTFFISSSLLSKWKLSMKQKLEEDLYDKTGRRDWQQVLANGAVGTVCAFFYWLEPSTSLSFAFYASFAAANADTWASEIGVLSKKQPISIIRWKPIEKGLSGGVSLLGLGASALGAMLIGLIYLVFTNDLMGFIWLILIGFMGSILDSVLGAVLQPVYHNKSKDVLTEKASDSTQQYEKVKGISWFTNDVVNVTCVVIAAVMGWYVKS, from the coding sequence ATGGAAACGATCCTATCTCTCTTGATTATATGTTTGATTACATACATCGCTTATATCAAGAATTCGCTCAGTGGTAGTGGTGCGATGATGGCATTATTTGTTGGGGCAATCATCAGTTTAGCTAATGGTTTCGAGTTTATTGCTGTTTTACTAACTTTTTTCATTTCGTCTTCTTTGCTATCCAAGTGGAAACTTTCCATGAAACAGAAACTAGAAGAAGATTTGTATGATAAAACAGGTAGGCGTGATTGGCAACAAGTATTGGCAAATGGAGCTGTTGGGACGGTTTGTGCTTTTTTCTATTGGCTAGAACCTAGTACATCGCTTTCTTTTGCTTTCTATGCCTCGTTTGCCGCTGCGAATGCCGATACATGGGCCTCTGAAATAGGAGTTTTGAGTAAAAAGCAGCCCATTTCTATTATTCGTTGGAAACCGATCGAAAAAGGTTTGTCTGGTGGAGTCAGTTTGTTGGGGCTAGGCGCATCCGCTCTGGGAGCGATGTTAATTGGTCTTATTTACTTGGTATTTACCAACGATTTGATGGGATTTATTTGGTTGATTCTCATCGGTTTTATGGGATCCATATTAGATAGTGTTCTGGGAGCGGTTTTACAGCCTGTCTATCATAATAAGAGCAAAGATGTGCTAACGGAGAAAGCATCTGATTCGACTCAACAGTATGAAAAAGTAAAAGGGATTAGTTGGTTTACCAATGATGTAGTAAACGTAACTTGTGTGGTCATCGCAGCGGTTATGGGTTGGTATGTAAAGTCCTAA
- a CDS encoding nucleoside triphosphate pyrophosphohydrolase, producing MATEKVYNKLIRDKIPEIVKRANKEPIMSIASEEEMKELLFRKLLEELGEFKETPNEEELADLLEVMDGIAHAFKLDMEKVKTIKTNKKEERGGFEQRIVLEKVME from the coding sequence ATGGCAACAGAAAAGGTATATAACAAATTGATACGAGATAAAATTCCTGAGATTGTGAAACGAGCGAACAAAGAGCCTATTATGTCTATCGCATCGGAAGAGGAAATGAAGGAATTGTTATTTCGGAAACTATTAGAAGAACTGGGGGAGTTTAAAGAAACTCCTAATGAAGAAGAGTTGGCTGATCTTTTAGAAGTAATGGATGGTATAGCACATGCATTTAAACTTGATATGGAGAAAGTGAAGACTATAAAGACCAATAAGAAAGAAGAGCGAGGCGGGTTTGAACAAAGGATTGTTTTAGAAAAGGTTATGGAATGA
- a CDS encoding OmpA family protein — protein MSRGMRTNRRDFHQAKGNYYYQVSHSVHWTSFLLCFLLFFFVFVMNGKESSEAMETPKDTTIEKQLEVKSEIIHELVKSFQDSHLQMEIDEQTGTITFHSGVLFDSDSATISPEGHRNLAAFVPQYMSILLSDKFRNEISQIVIEGHTDQTGGYLYNMKLSQDRASAVAIVIYDNKFPDFPHKQELPNIITTIGRSYNDPKITPDGKVDATASRRVEFTIRLKDEKYIEEQQNLVKPNDN, from the coding sequence ATGTCTAGAGGTATGAGAACGAATCGAAGAGATTTCCATCAAGCCAAAGGGAACTATTATTACCAGGTCTCTCACTCTGTTCATTGGACTTCCTTTCTACTATGCTTCCTACTCTTTTTCTTCGTCTTCGTAATGAACGGGAAAGAATCTTCTGAAGCAATGGAGACACCGAAAGATACCACCATTGAAAAACAGTTAGAAGTCAAATCGGAGATCATACACGAACTAGTCAAGTCCTTTCAAGACTCCCATCTCCAAATGGAAATCGATGAACAGACAGGTACCATTACTTTTCATAGTGGTGTTCTGTTCGATTCAGACAGTGCTACCATCTCGCCAGAAGGACACAGAAACCTAGCAGCTTTTGTCCCCCAATATATGAGCATTTTACTATCGGACAAATTTCGCAATGAAATATCTCAAATCGTGATTGAGGGGCACACCGATCAAACGGGAGGATATCTATATAACATGAAACTCTCGCAAGATCGAGCTTCTGCAGTAGCAATCGTTATATACGATAATAAGTTTCCAGACTTCCCACACAAACAAGAATTGCCAAACATCATTACCACCATTGGCAGATCCTACAACGATCCGAAAATAACACCTGATGGAAAAGTCGATGCCACCGCATCCCGTCGGGTAGAATTTACGATTCGTCTAAAAGATGAGAAATACATAGAAGAACAACAAAATCTGGTGAAACCAAATGACAACTAA
- a CDS encoding phosphotransferase encodes MLKIHVDVKLPASRVKELVEYHYTLIVKSISKVRAAYRVETDQGVFAFKNAYKLQDIDFIEKMIQTLHRQGFHRIPKIIFCKDHRRLISYAKELYYLEEWLPNVTEVNRNKMNWLTPAGETLSEYHQILAKIPLDIIPKQRDSTGKWEAKLQKSLRRLQKICKRTFRTDWEQTLYSFFHDRLLYAQNLLESSGPSPFSPTLCHGSLHHENIMIDPSNKVWLIDYERMTWEDPTKDLAQLMEYHFPSHDWPKAPIEEFLSSYCGTSVGLDDIPYLKARLAASSKLLRNFRAFYQGEIEYDMQTINWLKKERAKEHLWSR; translated from the coding sequence ATGTTAAAGATTCATGTAGATGTAAAATTGCCTGCTTCCAGGGTGAAAGAATTAGTGGAATATCATTACACCCTTATCGTCAAAAGCATTTCCAAAGTAAGAGCAGCATATCGCGTCGAAACGGATCAAGGAGTCTTCGCATTTAAAAATGCATACAAGTTGCAAGATATCGATTTTATCGAGAAAATGATACAAACTTTGCATAGACAAGGTTTTCATCGTATACCTAAGATCATTTTCTGCAAAGACCACAGGAGATTGATTTCATATGCAAAAGAACTTTATTATCTAGAGGAATGGTTACCCAATGTAACAGAAGTAAACAGGAATAAAATGAATTGGCTTACACCAGCGGGAGAAACGCTTTCTGAGTACCATCAAATCTTAGCGAAAATACCGTTGGATATCATTCCAAAGCAGCGAGATTCTACTGGGAAATGGGAAGCTAAATTACAGAAATCACTCAGACGTTTACAAAAAATATGCAAAAGAACTTTCCGAACAGACTGGGAACAGACATTATACTCTTTTTTTCATGATCGACTTCTTTATGCACAAAACCTATTAGAATCTTCAGGTCCATCTCCTTTTTCTCCTACTTTATGCCATGGTAGCTTACATCACGAAAACATCATGATCGATCCATCCAACAAAGTTTGGCTCATTGACTATGAGAGAATGACATGGGAAGATCCAACAAAAGACTTGGCACAATTAATGGAATATCATTTTCCTTCTCACGACTGGCCCAAAGCCCCAATCGAAGAATTCCTAAGTTCATACTGTGGTACTTCTGTCGGATTAGACGATATTCCTTATTTAAAAGCCCGATTAGCCGCCTCCTCCAAGCTTCTTCGGAACTTTCGAGCATTCTATCAGGGGGAGATAGAGTATGACATGCAAACGATCAATTGGTTAAAGAAAGAGAGAGCAAAAGAGCATCTATGGAGTAGATAA
- a CDS encoding DUF1048 domain-containing protein: protein MEINIFSILKRWKQEKAEYKSYKKRIHDLPRDYQIVMKEIEDFLWTSAADHDSAMIMFKALQDVLELFESNAQEGRDVLDVVGQDVGGFCDDLLHELQGQTWTGKRKEQLSENIRKKLGKGE, encoded by the coding sequence ATGGAAATTAATATTTTTTCGATTTTAAAAAGATGGAAACAAGAGAAAGCGGAATATAAAAGTTACAAAAAACGGATTCATGATTTACCAAGGGATTATCAGATCGTGATGAAAGAGATTGAGGATTTCCTGTGGACTTCTGCAGCCGACCATGACTCTGCTATGATCATGTTTAAAGCGCTACAAGATGTACTAGAACTTTTTGAATCAAACGCACAAGAGGGAAGGGATGTGCTGGATGTAGTGGGTCAGGATGTGGGGGGGTTTTGCGATGACCTGTTACATGAGCTTCAAGGGCAAACCTGGACCGGAAAAAGAAAAGAACAATTGAGCGAAAACATTCGTAAAAAGCTTGGTAAAGGGGAGTAG
- the katA gene encoding catalase KatA yields the protein MSNGKKLTTSWGAPVGDNQNSMTAGSRGPTLIQDVHLLEKLAHFNRERVPERVVHAKGAGAHGYFEVTNDVSKYTKANFLSEVGKRTPMFIRFSTVAGELGSADTVRDPRGFAVKFYTEEGNYDLVGNNTPVFFIRDAIKFPDFIHTQKRHPQTHLKNPNAVWDFWSLSPESLHQVTILMSDRGIPATLRHMHGFGSHTFKWVNAEGQGVWVKYHFKTEQGVKNLDVELAAKLAGENPDYHTEDLFNAIENGDYPAWKLYVQIMPLEDANTYRFDPFDVTKVWSQKDYPLIEVGRMVLNKNPENYFAEVEQATFSPGNFVPGIEASPDKMLQGRLFAYSDAHRYRVGANHNALPINRPKSEVNNNQRDGFMRPDSNGGSSVYYEPNSFGGATESAQDKTSSFEVSGFADSVGYDHHDHYTQAGDLYRLMSEEERARLVANIVGAMKPVESDEIKIRQIKHFYKADPEYGTRVAEGLGLAVPQV from the coding sequence ATGAGTAACGGCAAGAAGCTTACAACTAGCTGGGGCGCTCCAGTTGGGGATAATCAAAACTCCATGACAGCCGGTTCCCGCGGACCAACTTTAATCCAAGATGTTCACCTTTTAGAGAAACTGGCACATTTCAACAGAGAACGTGTTCCTGAGCGTGTTGTTCATGCAAAAGGTGCTGGAGCACATGGCTATTTTGAAGTAACCAATGATGTATCCAAATATACAAAAGCGAACTTTTTATCTGAGGTAGGAAAACGCACTCCTATGTTTATCCGTTTCTCTACCGTAGCTGGTGAACTCGGCTCCGCAGATACCGTTCGTGATCCTCGTGGCTTCGCCGTGAAATTTTATACCGAAGAAGGAAACTACGACTTAGTTGGGAACAACACCCCTGTCTTCTTCATTCGGGATGCGATCAAATTCCCTGACTTTATCCATACACAAAAACGTCATCCACAAACTCACTTGAAAAACCCTAATGCAGTGTGGGATTTCTGGTCTCTATCTCCTGAATCCTTGCACCAAGTAACGATCCTTATGTCGGACCGTGGTATCCCAGCAACCTTGCGCCATATGCATGGTTTCGGAAGCCATACCTTTAAATGGGTCAACGCAGAAGGTCAAGGTGTTTGGGTCAAATATCACTTCAAAACAGAACAAGGCGTCAAAAACCTAGATGTGGAACTCGCAGCAAAACTAGCAGGAGAAAACCCTGATTACCATACAGAAGATTTGTTCAATGCTATCGAAAATGGCGACTATCCTGCATGGAAACTCTATGTGCAAATCATGCCACTAGAAGATGCGAATACCTACCGCTTCGATCCATTCGATGTAACCAAAGTATGGTCACAAAAAGACTATCCACTGATCGAAGTAGGTCGCATGGTATTAAACAAAAACCCAGAAAACTACTTTGCAGAAGTAGAACAAGCAACCTTCTCTCCTGGAAACTTTGTACCAGGTATCGAAGCTTCTCCAGACAAAATGCTCCAAGGACGTCTGTTCGCATACTCCGATGCTCATCGTTATCGTGTGGGTGCTAACCATAATGCATTGCCAATCAACCGTCCAAAATCAGAAGTGAATAACAATCAGCGTGATGGATTTATGCGTCCAGATTCCAATGGTGGCTCCTCCGTCTACTACGAACCAAATAGCTTTGGCGGAGCAACGGAATCAGCCCAAGATAAAACCTCTAGCTTTGAAGTATCCGGATTCGCAGATAGCGTAGGCTATGATCATCATGACCACTATACCCAAGCAGGTGATCTATACCGTCTGATGAGCGAAGAAGAACGTGCTCGCCTAGTGGCAAATATCGTCGGTGCGATGAAACCAGTCGAAAGCGACGAAATAAAAATTCGCCAAATCAAACACTTCTACAAAGCAGACCCAGAATATGGTACACGCGTTGCAGAAGGACTTGGCCTAGCAGTGCCACAAGTTTGA
- a CDS encoding diacylglycerol/polyprenol kinase family protein has translation MDLLGILISYLFIGCIIVASKWFERFSKEASRKFIHIVLCNWFIVAMFVFESVWYAMFVPATFVIINFLSAKYNLIPSMERDEDEGYGTVYYALSLAILVGLTFGYVNQPWIGAIGILIMGYGDGLAAIVGKAMPYKPYQVFGSRKTVSGSLVMWVCSFLISWVFFSIYTSTLGLIEALVVASVATVLEAISPKGLDNLFVPIGCSTLVYMLFI, from the coding sequence ATGGATTTACTCGGTATTTTGATTTCCTATCTGTTTATTGGATGTATTATCGTCGCATCCAAATGGTTTGAACGATTTAGCAAAGAAGCTAGTCGTAAGTTTATTCACATCGTGCTTTGTAACTGGTTTATAGTAGCTATGTTCGTTTTCGAAAGTGTATGGTATGCCATGTTTGTTCCAGCTACCTTTGTCATTATCAATTTTTTGTCAGCTAAGTATAATCTCATTCCTTCGATGGAAAGAGATGAGGATGAGGGTTACGGGACAGTATACTATGCTCTATCTCTGGCTATTTTAGTGGGACTCACCTTTGGATATGTGAATCAGCCTTGGATTGGTGCTATTGGGATTCTCATTATGGGGTATGGGGATGGATTGGCAGCTATTGTAGGGAAAGCAATGCCTTACAAGCCATATCAGGTGTTCGGCTCTCGAAAGACAGTTTCCGGATCATTGGTAATGTGGGTTTGTTCTTTTCTCATTAGTTGGGTCTTTTTTAGCATCTATACCTCTACATTAGGTTTGATCGAAGCTCTTGTTGTTGCGTCGGTGGCAACTGTGTTAGAAGCGATCTCGCCAAAAGGATTAGATAATCTATTCGTACCAATTGGCTGTTCTACGTTAGTTTATATGCTTTTTATTTGA
- a CDS encoding PadR family transcriptional regulator, whose translation MENLTEMLKGVLEGCVLEIISRKETYGYEIVKKLNSLGFEDVVEGTVYTILLRLEKNKLVDIQKKPSEIGPPRKFYTLNTAGRNQLQTFWRKWDFIASKMNELKENQDGN comes from the coding sequence TTGGAAAATTTGACCGAAATGCTAAAGGGGGTTCTGGAGGGTTGCGTCCTCGAAATCATCAGTCGCAAAGAAACGTATGGTTACGAGATCGTAAAAAAGTTGAATTCCCTCGGTTTTGAAGATGTTGTCGAAGGAACGGTATATACGATTTTACTAAGGCTAGAAAAGAACAAATTAGTCGACATTCAGAAGAAGCCTTCGGAAATCGGACCGCCACGAAAGTTCTACACACTGAATACTGCTGGGCGAAATCAACTCCAAACCTTTTGGCGTAAATGGGATTTTATCGCATCAAAAATGAATGAATTAAAGGAGAATCAGGATGGAAATTAA
- a CDS encoding EH signature domain-containing protein, with protein sequence MTTNIRSYTFSPIALRKKRQQLEMAYQNSDGALLKSLSISELPLLLEKIRALPTDYQTLEPFAQSLSSLEIRLLASMFPYADEQDTTIQNITNIIITRYTREIGRMSWRAFQQHCNHPSLIQLLKHAFEHETKSFLGLDSLARTQLQAAFQTKEPLVPLAYFLTHSNQKAQTTLRRWMIQDSSALQHRLIYQMLSQSIHQNTILDREDESTIVDYLETFSPTEYQECIEKYLVQRDITTFHRPLLQQAAEKLGDPRSDEKPWEFLLPDKVLEIKKYLNRIQMMDFFGEDHNSERFCYWENHVQDIKKLIVYENYHKKPLVLIMYFDQFVVVEFSNTGHAAHFYHKNGFEQIIVPKIRSSRGHKIKTTNLFLLKDKRPVAKRKQLYINSLAHMSSWQERCMEYMSHYQQENWTFTHTNENG encoded by the coding sequence ATGACAACTAATATTCGATCATATACCTTTTCCCCCATTGCACTGAGGAAAAAACGGCAACAGCTAGAAATGGCCTATCAAAATAGTGATGGGGCTTTGTTGAAGAGTCTCTCTATCTCAGAACTTCCCTTGTTACTAGAAAAAATACGAGCACTGCCCACTGACTACCAAACTCTAGAGCCATTTGCTCAGAGCCTGTCCAGTCTAGAAATACGACTCCTAGCATCGATGTTTCCCTATGCGGACGAACAGGATACAACGATCCAGAACATCACCAACATCATCATCACTCGTTACACACGGGAGATTGGTCGCATGTCGTGGAGAGCCTTCCAACAACATTGCAATCACCCTTCCCTGATCCAGCTCCTAAAACATGCATTCGAACACGAAACCAAGTCATTCCTCGGCTTGGACTCGCTCGCTAGGACACAGCTCCAAGCGGCATTCCAAACCAAGGAGCCACTTGTACCATTGGCATACTTCCTTACTCACTCTAATCAAAAAGCACAAACCACACTGAGACGATGGATGATACAAGATTCTTCCGCACTACAACATCGACTAATCTATCAGATGCTATCGCAAAGCATCCATCAAAATACCATACTAGACAGAGAAGACGAATCTACCATCGTCGATTATCTAGAAACTTTCAGCCCTACTGAGTATCAAGAGTGTATAGAAAAATACTTAGTCCAGCGAGATATCACTACCTTCCATCGCCCTCTTCTACAACAAGCGGCGGAGAAACTAGGAGACCCACGATCCGATGAAAAACCATGGGAATTCCTCTTGCCAGATAAAGTCTTAGAAATAAAAAAATACCTAAACCGAATCCAGATGATGGACTTCTTTGGCGAAGATCATAATAGTGAGCGTTTCTGTTATTGGGAAAACCATGTACAAGATATCAAGAAACTCATCGTCTATGAAAACTATCACAAAAAACCACTTGTTCTTATCATGTACTTTGATCAATTTGTCGTCGTCGAATTTTCCAACACAGGACATGCTGCTCACTTCTATCATAAAAATGGATTCGAACAAATCATCGTCCCCAAAATTCGTAGCAGCAGAGGACATAAAATAAAAACGACCAATCTATTTCTCCTAAAAGACAAACGTCCTGTTGCCAAGAGAAAGCAACTATATATCAATAGCCTAGCTCATATGAGCTCATGGCAGGAGCGGTGTATGGAATATATGAGCCACTACCAACAAGAGAACTGGACGTTTACTCATACGAACGAAAACGGATAG